Below is a window of Chryseobacterium arthrosphaerae DNA.
CCTATAACAGATATCTGTCATTTTTTCTTATATTAATGGTAAGTTGTATTAATATAAAAAACAAAGCTTATGCAAATCGCGTGACTGCTAAGAATATTCTTTTAGAGCCAGTTGTTTCCATACACCACCACTTGAGCTCATACCATCTGTATGTATTTCCAGACATCACCTGCAAGTTCGTTGTTTCTACCTCAGCTGCACTAGTACTCCAAAATACAATATTATTAGAATCAACCCCGCGCCAGCCGGCATTGTTATTTCCATCATTAAAGTTTGCAGTGAATGTATTTATCAAAAAAGGACAAGGCTGAAGAGTGTTATTTAAAAGTGTTCTGTTTTCATTAACCTGAGTTGCAAATGTCTGGAAACTAACATTTTGAGGAGAACTGGATGTATTTATTATAATAGGAACATAATAAGTTGAATCATACCCCAAGAGATCCATCTGAATTCCATCCATCACCGGAAGAGCCGGTAGACCGTTAGCAGCCGCATAAGCACCTAATCTGAATCTACCACTACCTTGTGTTGCTGTTGCATTCGGAACTGAATAAACTCTTGCAATAGTTTCACCAACGTTCAGCGTTCCAGAACCCGAACCAGAAGCAGATGGAAGACCATTAACGTATCCTAATACTCCGTTATTATCAACAACCACTGTTTTAGTTGCAATAAAGGGCTGGTCTTTTGCAGTAGATTTAGTGCCATCAGGTTTTGTGGAGATCGCATTAGCAGAGCCATTTAAAGGAAGATCCCTTACTCTGACAGTACCATTGACATCCATAATTTCCGTAGGCGCTGCGGTATTGATTCCAACCTGTGCCGAAAGTGCTGTTCCCAGTAATAGAAGAACTGCTGTTACAATTGCATTTTTTTTCATTTTAAAGAATTTGTATTTTTATTATTTAGTATAAATCATCAGGCAAATTGGATGTATGCCGTAAGAAATCTTAATGGATGTGGAGTTATTTAAAATAGAATTTTGATCTCAAAACTAAATTGAACAGCCAGCTCATTCTCAATTTCTTTTTCTTTATGTTACAGGCCCTTTGAAAGACCTGTAATCATAATAAAATTCATCATTTGTGTTTTTATTGATATAGACTCAATCAATTATTTAATTTCTGAAAAGAAGTGATTACAACATTATCTGCTGTAAAGAAATTAAATGCATTAATCTTCTTTCTCCCCCGTTGTGTTCAGGGTATTACCAAAGTGTAAAATTTGAATGGAAATAAGTTTTACAGACGATATCTGTCATGGCAGATATCTGTTAATTTTTTTTATCATTTTTCATTTGTATTTCATTACAGCTTTATAAAATCTGTAGCATAATTAAATAAAAGGTTTGTGTTTTTTTACCGGATTATTTTGATAGTATCCTGACTGCAAAGTTATTAGGCTTAAAAATCAAAACCTATGACAGATATCTGTCATTTTTATCTTTTGTTTTACCAATATCACAATAAAAAACAATTTTATTTATACATTGCCGCTTAAAAGCCAGTATCCATAAGGTATTCATGGTAAAATAAGGCATACACAGGCAATTAATAAATCTGATCTATGATCAGTCAATTTAAATATTTAATTTTTTTACAATGAAGAATGAAATAATAGATTTAAGAAGTGACACACTGACCTTACCAACTCCTGAAATGAAAAATGCAATCAGCAATGCTGTACTGGGAGATGATGTATACAAGGAAGATCCTACAGTGAACCAACTGGAAGAGAAAGCAGCGGCTATGTTCGGCATGGAAGCCGCACTGTTTTGCCCTACAGGAACCATGACCAATCAACTGGCTATAAAAGTTCATACGAAGCCTGGAGATGAAGTAATCTGTGATCAGCTTTCTCATGTTTATCTTTATGAGGGCGGAGGAATTGCACTTAATGCCTTCGCTTCTGTAAGGCCGTTGGCCGGAGAATATGGCAAACTGAATGCGGCATTGGTAAAAGCCTCTGTCAATAATCCGGATGACATTCATCAACCGCTTACAAAACTTGTTGTATTAGAAAACACTACCAATAAAGGAGGCGGAAGTATTTATAACTTTGATGAGATCAGAAAAATCAGAAAAGTATGCACAGATCATGGGCTCATTTTACATTTGGATGGAGCCAGATTATTTAATGCCTTAACGGAAACCTCAGAGACACCTAAAGATTACGGCGAAGTTTTTGACAGCATTTCCATCTGCTTATCAAAAGGATTGGGATGTCCTGTCGGCTCTGTATTAATCGGTTCATTTGATTTTATACAACAGGCACGAAGAGCAAGAAAAGCAATGGGAGGCGGATGGCGACAGGCGGGAGGACTGGCTGCTGCAGGTATTTATGCGCTTGACTATCACATTCCGCTGCTAAAACAGGATCATATCAGAGCCCAAAAAACAGCAGACCTGTTGCTGAAACATACCGAAATTATCCGGCTGTATCCTGTGGAAACCAATATAGTCATTGGAGAACTTCCGGAAAATATAGAAGCCGTAGACTTTGTTGCCGGCATGAAGGAAAAGAATATATTATGTTCTCCTTTTGGAAAGCATCTGGTCCGTTTTGTTACGCATCTGGATTTTACAGATTCTCATTTGGAGATGCTGGAAAGCAGGCTAAAATCTTTGCAATGATACAGAAGCACCTATCCCGGTATTGATTAACAATATTTACTTCTACCTTACACCCAAAAAGGCTGTCTCCTGTGAGATGGCCTTTCGCATCAGACTTATATATCATAATTAAAGTCTTAAGTTTCTCGCAAAAAAACTTGTTTAAAGTTCCTGAAAATTTTCAGATCGTTTTGTCCAGGCTTTTCATATAAGCATACAAATCAGTATAGGTTTCTAATTCTAATTTCCTTCTCAATTTATTTTTCTTGGTTTGAATCGTTCTGTATTCCAGATTCAAATGGCTCGCAATTTCTTTTGAAGAAAAATCCAGGAATAGCAGGGAACAGAATTTAAATTCATTGGGTGACAGATTAGGGTGAGCTGCATATAGTTTTTTTACAAAAGCCGGATTATTTTTTTTAAACTCGGCTATATAGAGAGGATCATTTGCTTTTAAAAGGTTTTGTAGTGTATCATTATTTTCAGGCATATGATTCACTCTATCTATTTTTTTAATGAAGTAAAAATTCAGCATGATCCCAATGCTTCCGAAAATTGTATTATAAATTGTAGATATCCGTTTATTACGAAAAACTTCTGCCGTATCACCTTTAAGGAAAAATGGCTCTTCCAGAAAATAACTGCCGATAAAAATGATGCCGGCCAGGAAAAACAATCCATAATAATAACTTTTCTGTGTTTTCCAATTGAGAAATATGGGAAGTGAAGTCAATATTGTTACAAAATATATTTCTGCACCTGAAAGCGCCCCGAATTCAAGCATATACATAAAGTTGGACATTAAGGCAATAAAAACAAAAACGGAGTAAACAAACGGATTAAGCTTTAATCTGAAAAAAATATTGGTCAATACAAAAATAAACATGGAAAGATGAGTAAAAAAAAACATTTTTGATCCGTTCAGATTTGAAATGGCCAGTCCCAGCAATAGCATTGAGTAACACAATAGATATGTATTCAATACTATTATTTTATTTTTAATCAGATGTGTATCTGTTTCCTTTATACTCTGATGAAATAGTTTATACAATTTCATAATGTAAGGTTTTCCGTTAAATTTAATCTTTTTCATGGTGACTTATTTTTCTGCTTCATTCATGCTTATCTATTTCCTGTGAAGATGGGAGCCGCTTATTTTAATAATTCTGTTTTTTCAGATCTGGATATTTTCACCTTTTTAGGAAAATAAGTTTATGAACCCTGTCACATCAAAATATGTGGGGTTTATAAGTCACCAATAGAAAATTAAGTTTTTTTCAAATCAAAAGACTGATGTAATGGCAGAAATGAAGTTAGTTTAGGTTAACCCGGAACAAAACAGTAGATCATTAACAAAGATACAGGCCTCCAGAAGGCCTGTAATCATAAAATACAAAAAAAATAATAACAATCATTCAGGGTAATGTCCCTGTTTCCCTGAATGATATGAGTTTATAGACCGCCGGTAATTTGTTCTATTCTGATGAATACCTTCTGTTTAGTAACATCTGTTGCTGTTGGTAAAGCAGATGGGTCCATTCCAGCCATTACAGTGGCAATATAGGCCACTTTTGAAGTGGTGGACGTATCAATCCATGCATAATATCTGTATTCCGGTCCTGGACTGGTTGTTGAACTGCCTCCAACCAATGAATTATAAATCCCGGGATCTCCCCATGCACCTGCATTTGCTGCAGCCGTACCAGAAGCCATCGTTGTCCATGAGTTTCCTTTGGCTCCCCCCGGCTGGCCAGCAGGTACCAGTACAGCTCCTGTATCACCGTAGGGTACTTGTGAACTATTTCCTGCTTGTGTCCCCCAGAATGTAGTAAAGTTCCACATAATTGTTTTAGCGATTGCTGAATTGTTTCTCAGCTGAACGTTATTTTCAGTTAGACTGGTGGTTTTATTTGTATTATTCGTGGCAGTTGCAGTTCCGTTTTGTGCTGAATGTCTCATAAATACTCTTACCGTATATAAGCCATCCGGAGTCTTCGCTTCTACAACAAAGCCTTTAACTCCCGTGTCAGGGTCGGTAACAAATTTCATATAGTCCATCACAGCAGCAACTTTCACATCAGCTGCCGTTGAAGTGCTGTTTCCAACAGTGGCGGTACAATTCATAGCCGGGCTAAGAAACGGTATTAAATTATTACCTGCGGAACCCTGAACAGGAATTGATGTTTCGATTGGTGAAGACACCGTAGGTGTTCCTGCAACAGAAAAGACAAATACTCCTGAGCCATAGGCAAGTGTGCCCGGTTGTAATTTAAACTGAAGCCCGTTCACTGTAATCGTGGATCCTTCAACATAAGAAGCCCCGTTACCACCTGTATAAGGAATTTTCAGGTATCCGTTATAGGCAATGCCGGTCTGGTACATATTGGGATCTAAGATGGCGCTCTGACAATCTAATCCGGCAATAACGGGTGCCGTAACAACGGAATTGTTTATACTTCTCCACTCCGTCCCGTTCCAGAAATAATATCCTTTTACAAAAGTGTTTCCACTGTTATAAATAAGTAAACCTGCAGGCTGATTGGCCACGTTTCCGTCTCCATCAGAATTCAGGTCAAGTGTATTGGAAGTCAAATTAATACGGGGAACCAATATCCCCTGATTGCTGGAGGACACATCCAGTTTTGCATAGGGATCAGGAGCATTGGCTCCTATAGCCACACTTCCGGTTCTTCCAATATTCGAAGTCTGATCTTCTCCTGTGACTCCCCATGCATCCCCGTCACCATTACCTCCGGCTCCTATCGGCACCCATGCAGCGCCGTCCCAATAATGGAATCCTTTTGCAAAACTACCGTTATTGGCTACCAGATAGACTAACTGTCCGTTTACAGTACCGTTTGTTAATAATGAAGATACCCTCGGAACCAGTACCCCATCCTTTGCAGTCACATCACCGGGAGTGGTTCCGGTGTGGTTTTTTGCTCTTACATCTAAGCTTGCTTCAGGAGTTTGAGTGTTTACCCCAACTTGTGAGAAGGCCAGTGGGCCCAGCGCCAAAATGGCTAAAAGGTTAAAAATCTTTTTCATAATTTGTATAATTAGCTGTTGATATGTATATACTTTCTGTCCTTTCAATAAAGAAAGTATATTGTGTTTTGTTATGTAAACTCTGAAAGGCAAGATCTCTTTGACTAAAAGATATTGGCAGCTTTCAGAGAAAGCAGGTTAAAAAACAGATCTTTTGCGCCTGATCAGTATATTGATTGGTTCTGTTTGTGGGGACATCTGCAAATTGTGAGAAGGAACAATATGGGAAAATATGCGAACAACCCGCCTTTGTATCCGTTTTAAAACAATATTTAAAACGCCTTTCTCATAAGCTGAAAACGTATCAGTCATGACTTCGTCAATACAACTCTGATCAGAATTTTGTAGTGCATTTTTTTTCATTGTATTTTTTTTTCAATGCAAGAATAA
It encodes the following:
- a CDS encoding helix-turn-helix transcriptional regulator, whose amino-acid sequence is MKKIKFNGKPYIMKLYKLFHQSIKETDTHLIKNKIIVLNTYLLCYSMLLLGLAISNLNGSKMFFFTHLSMFIFVLTNIFFRLKLNPFVYSVFVFIALMSNFMYMLEFGALSGAEIYFVTILTSLPIFLNWKTQKSYYYGLFFLAGIIFIGSYFLEEPFFLKGDTAEVFRNKRISTIYNTIFGSIGIMLNFYFIKKIDRVNHMPENNDTLQNLLKANDPLYIAEFKKNNPAFVKKLYAAHPNLSPNEFKFCSLLFLDFSSKEIASHLNLEYRTIQTKKNKLRRKLELETYTDLYAYMKSLDKTI
- a CDS encoding threonine aldolase family protein; translated protein: MKNEIIDLRSDTLTLPTPEMKNAISNAVLGDDVYKEDPTVNQLEEKAAAMFGMEAALFCPTGTMTNQLAIKVHTKPGDEVICDQLSHVYLYEGGGIALNAFASVRPLAGEYGKLNAALVKASVNNPDDIHQPLTKLVVLENTTNKGGGSIYNFDEIRKIRKVCTDHGLILHLDGARLFNALTETSETPKDYGEVFDSISICLSKGLGCPVGSVLIGSFDFIQQARRARKAMGGGWRQAGGLAAAGIYALDYHIPLLKQDHIRAQKTADLLLKHTEIIRLYPVETNIVIGELPENIEAVDFVAGMKEKNILCSPFGKHLVRFVTHLDFTDSHLEMLESRLKSLQ